A window of the Oncorhynchus kisutch isolate 150728-3 linkage group LG12, Okis_V2, whole genome shotgun sequence genome harbors these coding sequences:
- the LOC109900587 gene encoding NF-kappa-B inhibitor epsilon isoform X2, whose amino-acid sequence MQSAEDAKRKLDLLEDNQMDSGVESFQSLMKDDPFIKTDQDSTSEARDKLTITSTEERLDSAYGSSSLNVESLSEIIGGCNISKSKDDSAENTECSEHEENLLTTITEDGDTVLHLAIIHEDEHFANQLVQLFPKDVLDIQNNLYQTPLHLATYLSLSSVVRALVESGASLELQDQEGNTPLHVACEQGQAKCATEMTRDVSPSKLGSVLETQNWRGLTCLHLATVNRQHCLMKLLMKKGADLNIQEGTSGKTALHLAVELHDAISVTLLLNKGADMDAAMFNGCTALHLAVGRQDAAIANLLCQSGADKMLRNMEDETALDLADGNDDGRSVVGGPF is encoded by the exons ATGCAAAGCGCCGAAGATGCGAAGCGGAAATTGGATTTGTTGGAGGATAACCAAATGGACTCTGGTGTTGAATCCTTCCAATCACTAATGAAAGATGACCCCTTTATCAAAACAGATCAGGATTCGACTTCTGAAGCCAGGGATAAATTGACTATCACCAGCACAGAGGAGCGGTTGGATTCTGCTTATGGCTCATCGTCACTAAATGTTGAGAGTTTGAGTGAGATTATAGGGGGCTGCAACATTTCCAAGTCTAAAGATGACAGCGCAGAGAACACAGAATGCAGTGAACATGAAGAAAACCTTCTCACCACCATCACTGAAGATGGAGACAC AGTCCTGCATTTAGCCATCATCCATGAAGATGAACACTTTGCCAACCAACTGGTACAGCTGTTCCCCAAAGATGTCTTGGACATCCAGAACAACTTGTACCAG ACGCCGCTACACCTTGCCACCTACCTGAGCCTGTCTTCGGTGGTGCGGGCCCTTGTGGAGAGCGGGGCCAGCCTGGAGCTGCAGGACCAGGAGGGCAACACGCCGCTCCATGTGGCCTGCGAGCAGGGCCAGGCCAAATGCGCCACCGAGATGACCCGGGATGTCTCCCCCAGCAAGCTGGGCTCCGTGCTGGAGACCCAGAACTGGAGAG GTCTCACCTGTCTCCACTTAGCCACTGTGAACAGACAGCATTGTCTGATGAAGCTACTGATGAAGAAAGGGGCAGACCTCAACATCCAG GAAGGTACAAGTGGTAAGACAGCTCTCCATCTGGCCGTGGAGCTCCATGACGCAATCTCTGTGACTCTGCTGCTGAACAAGGGAGCTGACATGGACGCTGCGATGTTTAACGGCTGCACGGCACTTCACCTGGCGGTGGGCCGGCAGGACGCAGCCATCGCCAACCTGCTCTGCCAGTCTGGGGCCGACAAGATGCTGAGGAACATGGAGGATGAGACGGCACTGGATCTAGCCGACGGCAATGATGAT GGCAGGTCAGTGGTTGGAGGGCCATTCTGA
- the LOC109900587 gene encoding NF-kappa-B inhibitor epsilon isoform X1 encodes MQSAEDAKRKLDLLEDNQMDSGVESFQSLMKDDPFIKTDQDSTSEARDKLTITSTEERLDSAYGSSSLNVESLSEIIGGCNISKSKDDSAENTECSEHEENLLTTITEDGDTVLHLAIIHEDEHFANQLVQLFPKDVLDIQNNLYQTPLHLATYLSLSSVVRALVESGASLELQDQEGNTPLHVACEQGQAKCATEMTRDVSPSKLGSVLETQNWRGLTCLHLATVNRQHCLMKLLMKKGADLNIQEGTSGKTALHLAVELHDAISVTLLLNKGADMDAAMFNGCTALHLAVGRQDAAIANLLCQSGADKMLRNMEDETALDLADGNDDILALFPFDDIQIQGRSVVGGPF; translated from the exons ATGCAAAGCGCCGAAGATGCGAAGCGGAAATTGGATTTGTTGGAGGATAACCAAATGGACTCTGGTGTTGAATCCTTCCAATCACTAATGAAAGATGACCCCTTTATCAAAACAGATCAGGATTCGACTTCTGAAGCCAGGGATAAATTGACTATCACCAGCACAGAGGAGCGGTTGGATTCTGCTTATGGCTCATCGTCACTAAATGTTGAGAGTTTGAGTGAGATTATAGGGGGCTGCAACATTTCCAAGTCTAAAGATGACAGCGCAGAGAACACAGAATGCAGTGAACATGAAGAAAACCTTCTCACCACCATCACTGAAGATGGAGACAC AGTCCTGCATTTAGCCATCATCCATGAAGATGAACACTTTGCCAACCAACTGGTACAGCTGTTCCCCAAAGATGTCTTGGACATCCAGAACAACTTGTACCAG ACGCCGCTACACCTTGCCACCTACCTGAGCCTGTCTTCGGTGGTGCGGGCCCTTGTGGAGAGCGGGGCCAGCCTGGAGCTGCAGGACCAGGAGGGCAACACGCCGCTCCATGTGGCCTGCGAGCAGGGCCAGGCCAAATGCGCCACCGAGATGACCCGGGATGTCTCCCCCAGCAAGCTGGGCTCCGTGCTGGAGACCCAGAACTGGAGAG GTCTCACCTGTCTCCACTTAGCCACTGTGAACAGACAGCATTGTCTGATGAAGCTACTGATGAAGAAAGGGGCAGACCTCAACATCCAG GAAGGTACAAGTGGTAAGACAGCTCTCCATCTGGCCGTGGAGCTCCATGACGCAATCTCTGTGACTCTGCTGCTGAACAAGGGAGCTGACATGGACGCTGCGATGTTTAACGGCTGCACGGCACTTCACCTGGCGGTGGGCCGGCAGGACGCAGCCATCGCCAACCTGCTCTGCCAGTCTGGGGCCGACAAGATGCTGAGGAACATGGAGGATGAGACGGCACTGGATCTAGCCGACGGCAATGATGAT ATCCTTGCTCTTTTCCCTTTTGATGACATTCAAATCCAGGGCAGGTCAGTGGTTGGAGGGCCATTCTGA
- the LOC109900588 gene encoding adenosine 3'-phospho 5'-phosphosulfate transporter 1 isoform X2, whose protein sequence is MELWLLLWLGLVLILPSSLAADEALSLLQDWHDVWLFRFFLNVLGYTTIIIPGYFLITYLKRINYLQTGVDDLQTGRGIFYPVIKACVFGSETKTGLLDDVSLAPRNDADSGSSARQAFKLVFCAAGLQVSYLTWGVLQERVMTRSYGASTPEEEGEHFKDSQFLVFMNRILALTVSGLWCVLFKQPRHGAPMYKYSFASLSNVLSSWCQYEALKYISFPTQVLAKASKVIPVMLMGKIVSHKSYEYWEYLTAALISLGVSMFLLTSTADKHPSTVTTFSGVVILGGYIVFDSFTSNWQDNLFKHKMSSVQMMFGVNLFSCLFTVGSLLEQGAFFDSLAFMTRHSEFAFHAVLLSVCSACGQLFIFYTIAQFGAAVFTIIMTLRQAIAILLSCFLYGHAVTMVGGFGMAVVFLSLFLRVYARSRMKAGRKVPQPQVQKV, encoded by the exons ATGGAACTATGGTTGTT GCTTTGGCTTGGCCTGGTTCTGATCCTCCCATCTTCGCTGGCGGCGGACGAAGCGTTGTCGCTGCTGCAGGACTGGCATGACGTGTGGCTGTTCCGTTTCTTCCTCAACGTGCTGGGCtataccaccatcatcatccccGGCTACTTCCTCATCACCTACTTGAAGAGGATCAACTACCTCCAAACAGGTGTGGATGATCTACAAACTG GCCGAGGCATTTTCTATCCTGTCATAAAGGCCTGTGTGTTTGGAAGTGAAACGAAGACAGGTCTCCTAGACGACGTGTCGCTAGCTCCCAGAAATGATGCGGACTCGGGCTCGTCGGCCAGACAAGCCTTCAAGTTAGTCTTCTGCGCTGCAGGACTTCAG GTGTCCTACCTGACATGGGGTGTCCTACAGGAGAGGGTGATGACTCGCTCGTACGGGGCTTCCACCCCCGAGGAGGAGGGCGAACACTTCAAGGACTCCCAGTTCCTGGTGTTCATGAACCGTATCCTGGCACTGACCGTGTCAGGCCTGTGGTGTGTCCTGTTTAAGCAGCCTCGCCACGGCGCACCCATGTACAAGTACTCATTTGCCTCGCTCTCCAACGTCCTCAGCAGCTGGTGCCAGTACGAGGCCCTCAAGTACATCAGCTTCCCCACCCAGGTGCTGGCCAAGGCTTCTAAAGTGATCCCTGTCATGCTCATGGGCAAGATTGTGTCACACAAGAGCTACGAGTACTGGGAGTACCTGACAGCGGCACTCATCTCTCTGGGTGTCAGCATGTTCTTGTTGACGAGCACGGCAGATAAGCACCCATCTACGGTCACAACGTTCAGCGGCGTGGTCATCTTGGGTGGCTACATAGTCTTCGACAGCTTCACGTCCAACTGGCAGGACAACCTGTTCAAGCACAAGATGTCATCTGTGCAGATGATGTTCGGGGTCAACCTCTTCTCCTGCCTCTTCACCGTGGGCTCGCTGCTGGAGCAGGGCGCCTTCTTCGACTCGCTGGCCTTCATGACGCGCCACTCGGAGTTCGCATTCCATGCTGTGCTGCTGTCGGTGTGCTCGGCGTGCGGCCAGCTCTTCATCTTCTACACCATCGCGCAGTTCGGTGCCGCCGTCTTCACCATCATCATGACCCTGCGGCAGGCCATCGCCATCCTGCTCTCCTGCTTCCTGTACGGCCACGCCGTCACCATGGTGGGGGGCTTTGGCATGGCTGtggtcttcctctccctcttcctgcgTGTCTACGCCCGCAGCCGCATGAAGGCGGGACGCAAGGTACCGCAGCCACAGGTGCAGAAGGTCTAG
- the LOC109900588 gene encoding adenosine 3'-phospho 5'-phosphosulfate transporter 1 isoform X3 translates to MPSFSWRLWLGLVLILPSSLAADEALSLLQDWHDVWLFRFFLNVLGYTTIIIPGYFLITYLKRINYLQTGRGIFYPVIKACVFGSETKTGLLDDVSLAPRNDADSGSSARQAFKLVFCAAGLQVSYLTWGVLQERVMTRSYGASTPEEEGEHFKDSQFLVFMNRILALTVSGLWCVLFKQPRHGAPMYKYSFASLSNVLSSWCQYEALKYISFPTQVLAKASKVIPVMLMGKIVSHKSYEYWEYLTAALISLGVSMFLLTSTADKHPSTVTTFSGVVILGGYIVFDSFTSNWQDNLFKHKMSSVQMMFGVNLFSCLFTVGSLLEQGAFFDSLAFMTRHSEFAFHAVLLSVCSACGQLFIFYTIAQFGAAVFTIIMTLRQAIAILLSCFLYGHAVTMVGGFGMAVVFLSLFLRVYARSRMKAGRKVPQPQVQKV, encoded by the exons ATGCCATCTTTTTCATGGAG GCTTTGGCTTGGCCTGGTTCTGATCCTCCCATCTTCGCTGGCGGCGGACGAAGCGTTGTCGCTGCTGCAGGACTGGCATGACGTGTGGCTGTTCCGTTTCTTCCTCAACGTGCTGGGCtataccaccatcatcatccccGGCTACTTCCTCATCACCTACTTGAAGAGGATCAACTACCTCCAAACAG GCCGAGGCATTTTCTATCCTGTCATAAAGGCCTGTGTGTTTGGAAGTGAAACGAAGACAGGTCTCCTAGACGACGTGTCGCTAGCTCCCAGAAATGATGCGGACTCGGGCTCGTCGGCCAGACAAGCCTTCAAGTTAGTCTTCTGCGCTGCAGGACTTCAG GTGTCCTACCTGACATGGGGTGTCCTACAGGAGAGGGTGATGACTCGCTCGTACGGGGCTTCCACCCCCGAGGAGGAGGGCGAACACTTCAAGGACTCCCAGTTCCTGGTGTTCATGAACCGTATCCTGGCACTGACCGTGTCAGGCCTGTGGTGTGTCCTGTTTAAGCAGCCTCGCCACGGCGCACCCATGTACAAGTACTCATTTGCCTCGCTCTCCAACGTCCTCAGCAGCTGGTGCCAGTACGAGGCCCTCAAGTACATCAGCTTCCCCACCCAGGTGCTGGCCAAGGCTTCTAAAGTGATCCCTGTCATGCTCATGGGCAAGATTGTGTCACACAAGAGCTACGAGTACTGGGAGTACCTGACAGCGGCACTCATCTCTCTGGGTGTCAGCATGTTCTTGTTGACGAGCACGGCAGATAAGCACCCATCTACGGTCACAACGTTCAGCGGCGTGGTCATCTTGGGTGGCTACATAGTCTTCGACAGCTTCACGTCCAACTGGCAGGACAACCTGTTCAAGCACAAGATGTCATCTGTGCAGATGATGTTCGGGGTCAACCTCTTCTCCTGCCTCTTCACCGTGGGCTCGCTGCTGGAGCAGGGCGCCTTCTTCGACTCGCTGGCCTTCATGACGCGCCACTCGGAGTTCGCATTCCATGCTGTGCTGCTGTCGGTGTGCTCGGCGTGCGGCCAGCTCTTCATCTTCTACACCATCGCGCAGTTCGGTGCCGCCGTCTTCACCATCATCATGACCCTGCGGCAGGCCATCGCCATCCTGCTCTCCTGCTTCCTGTACGGCCACGCCGTCACCATGGTGGGGGGCTTTGGCATGGCTGtggtcttcctctccctcttcctgcgTGTCTACGCCCGCAGCCGCATGAAGGCGGGACGCAAGGTACCGCAGCCACAGGTGCAGAAGGTCTAG
- the LOC109900588 gene encoding adenosine 3'-phospho 5'-phosphosulfate transporter 1 isoform X1 has protein sequence MPSFSWRLWLGLVLILPSSLAADEALSLLQDWHDVWLFRFFLNVLGYTTIIIPGYFLITYLKRINYLQTGVDDLQTGRGIFYPVIKACVFGSETKTGLLDDVSLAPRNDADSGSSARQAFKLVFCAAGLQVSYLTWGVLQERVMTRSYGASTPEEEGEHFKDSQFLVFMNRILALTVSGLWCVLFKQPRHGAPMYKYSFASLSNVLSSWCQYEALKYISFPTQVLAKASKVIPVMLMGKIVSHKSYEYWEYLTAALISLGVSMFLLTSTADKHPSTVTTFSGVVILGGYIVFDSFTSNWQDNLFKHKMSSVQMMFGVNLFSCLFTVGSLLEQGAFFDSLAFMTRHSEFAFHAVLLSVCSACGQLFIFYTIAQFGAAVFTIIMTLRQAIAILLSCFLYGHAVTMVGGFGMAVVFLSLFLRVYARSRMKAGRKVPQPQVQKV, from the exons ATGCCATCTTTTTCATGGAG GCTTTGGCTTGGCCTGGTTCTGATCCTCCCATCTTCGCTGGCGGCGGACGAAGCGTTGTCGCTGCTGCAGGACTGGCATGACGTGTGGCTGTTCCGTTTCTTCCTCAACGTGCTGGGCtataccaccatcatcatccccGGCTACTTCCTCATCACCTACTTGAAGAGGATCAACTACCTCCAAACAGGTGTGGATGATCTACAAACTG GCCGAGGCATTTTCTATCCTGTCATAAAGGCCTGTGTGTTTGGAAGTGAAACGAAGACAGGTCTCCTAGACGACGTGTCGCTAGCTCCCAGAAATGATGCGGACTCGGGCTCGTCGGCCAGACAAGCCTTCAAGTTAGTCTTCTGCGCTGCAGGACTTCAG GTGTCCTACCTGACATGGGGTGTCCTACAGGAGAGGGTGATGACTCGCTCGTACGGGGCTTCCACCCCCGAGGAGGAGGGCGAACACTTCAAGGACTCCCAGTTCCTGGTGTTCATGAACCGTATCCTGGCACTGACCGTGTCAGGCCTGTGGTGTGTCCTGTTTAAGCAGCCTCGCCACGGCGCACCCATGTACAAGTACTCATTTGCCTCGCTCTCCAACGTCCTCAGCAGCTGGTGCCAGTACGAGGCCCTCAAGTACATCAGCTTCCCCACCCAGGTGCTGGCCAAGGCTTCTAAAGTGATCCCTGTCATGCTCATGGGCAAGATTGTGTCACACAAGAGCTACGAGTACTGGGAGTACCTGACAGCGGCACTCATCTCTCTGGGTGTCAGCATGTTCTTGTTGACGAGCACGGCAGATAAGCACCCATCTACGGTCACAACGTTCAGCGGCGTGGTCATCTTGGGTGGCTACATAGTCTTCGACAGCTTCACGTCCAACTGGCAGGACAACCTGTTCAAGCACAAGATGTCATCTGTGCAGATGATGTTCGGGGTCAACCTCTTCTCCTGCCTCTTCACCGTGGGCTCGCTGCTGGAGCAGGGCGCCTTCTTCGACTCGCTGGCCTTCATGACGCGCCACTCGGAGTTCGCATTCCATGCTGTGCTGCTGTCGGTGTGCTCGGCGTGCGGCCAGCTCTTCATCTTCTACACCATCGCGCAGTTCGGTGCCGCCGTCTTCACCATCATCATGACCCTGCGGCAGGCCATCGCCATCCTGCTCTCCTGCTTCCTGTACGGCCACGCCGTCACCATGGTGGGGGGCTTTGGCATGGCTGtggtcttcctctccctcttcctgcgTGTCTACGCCCGCAGCCGCATGAAGGCGGGACGCAAGGTACCGCAGCCACAGGTGCAGAAGGTCTAG